In Tessaracoccus flavus, the following are encoded in one genomic region:
- the rpsM gene encoding 30S ribosomal protein S13: MARLVGVDLPREKRLEVALTYIFGMGKTRAAETLAATGVSGDLRVHQLTDDQLVQLRDHIEGNYEIEGDLRRTVAADIRRKVEIGNYQGRRHRSGLPVRGQRTRTNARTRKGKKKAVAGKKKAR, translated from the coding sequence ATGGCACGCCTCGTTGGTGTTGACCTCCCGCGCGAAAAGCGCCTTGAGGTCGCACTCACCTACATCTTCGGCATGGGCAAGACCCGCGCCGCCGAGACCCTCGCCGCCACTGGAGTCAGTGGCGACCTCCGCGTCCACCAGCTCACCGACGACCAGCTCGTCCAGCTGCGCGACCACATCGAAGGCAACTACGAGATCGAGGGTGACCTCCGTCGTACCGTTGCCGCCGACATCCGCCGCAAGGTCGAGATCGGCAACTACCAGGGCCGTCGCCACCGCAGTGGCCTTCCGGTTCGTGGTCAGCGCACGCGCACCAACGCGCGCACCCGCAAGGGCAAGAAGAAGGCCGTCGCTGGGAAGAAGAAGGCGCGCTGA
- a CDS encoding ABC transporter permease, which yields MIIALEIGLLYAVMALGVYLTYRVLDFPDLTVDGSFVTGAATCVTLLVAGAPIAVAMAAATVAGALAGAITGLLHVWGKINPLLAGIITQIALYSINLRIMGRANLPVPRDLENLFTPIRQAGLWGTWVSVGIYALVIAVIGALVYWFLGTQYGVALRATGDNEMMARSQGINTGVSKTVGLMISNALVAFCGAILAQYNGYADISMGIGLIVAGLASVIVGQAIFGMTAVWQAVLAAALGSIVYRGVIQLALNAGFNPNDMKLISAVLVVAALILPAWGPVKRLRARRRRAAAVAEGAR from the coding sequence ATGATCATCGCGCTCGAGATCGGGTTGCTCTACGCCGTCATGGCTCTGGGGGTCTACCTCACCTACCGGGTGCTCGACTTCCCAGACCTGACGGTGGACGGCTCCTTCGTCACGGGCGCGGCGACCTGCGTCACTCTGCTCGTCGCGGGGGCGCCCATTGCGGTGGCGATGGCCGCGGCCACCGTCGCGGGGGCGCTCGCCGGAGCGATCACCGGACTGCTGCACGTCTGGGGGAAGATCAACCCGTTGCTGGCGGGCATCATCACCCAGATCGCGCTCTACTCGATCAACCTTCGGATCATGGGTAGGGCCAACCTGCCGGTCCCGCGCGACCTGGAGAACCTCTTCACGCCGATCAGGCAGGCCGGGCTCTGGGGCACCTGGGTCTCGGTCGGCATCTACGCCCTCGTGATCGCCGTCATCGGTGCGCTCGTGTACTGGTTCCTCGGGACGCAGTACGGCGTGGCCCTGCGGGCCACGGGCGACAACGAGATGATGGCCCGGTCCCAGGGGATCAACACCGGAGTGTCCAAGACCGTCGGGCTCATGATCTCCAACGCTCTCGTGGCCTTCTGCGGCGCCATCCTCGCCCAGTACAACGGCTACGCCGACATCTCCATGGGGATCGGTCTCATCGTCGCCGGGCTCGCCTCGGTCATCGTCGGGCAGGCGATCTTCGGCATGACAGCCGTCTGGCAGGCGGTGCTGGCCGCGGCGCTCGGGTCGATCGTCTACCGCGGTGTGATCCAGCTGGCTCTCAACGCCGGGTTCAACCCCAACGACATGAAGCTCATCTCCGCGGTGCTGGTGGTGGCCGCCCTGATCCTGCCCGCGTGGGGCCCGGTGAAGCGGCTGCGGGCCAGGCGCCGACGCGCAGCCGCCGTCGCGGAAGGAGCCCGCTGA
- a CDS encoding ABC transporter ATP-binding protein produces the protein MLELDNVTKRFFPGTVNERVALDRVSLTLHEGDFVTVIGSNGAGKSTMLNVISGRYPCDEGRVVIDRKDRTRSPEHRRASQVARVFQDPMAGTAPHLTIEENLAIAFERGGRRGLRMAVTKPKRAVFREALETLELGLEDRLEMRVGMLSGGQRQALSLLMATYAEPAILLLDEHTAALDPARAELITKLTADAVARHNLTTLMVTHNMHQAIELGNRLIMMHEGRIVLEVDEAAKKTITADQLLAEFSKIKGASLADRTLLD, from the coding sequence ATGCTCGAGTTGGACAACGTCACCAAGCGTTTCTTCCCCGGCACGGTCAACGAGCGCGTCGCTCTCGACCGCGTGTCCCTGACGCTGCACGAGGGGGACTTCGTGACCGTCATCGGCTCCAACGGTGCCGGCAAGTCCACCATGCTCAACGTCATCTCCGGCCGCTACCCGTGCGACGAGGGTCGTGTCGTCATCGACCGGAAGGACCGCACCCGCTCACCCGAGCACCGTCGCGCGAGTCAGGTGGCCAGGGTGTTTCAGGACCCCATGGCGGGAACTGCCCCACATCTCACCATTGAGGAGAACCTGGCGATCGCGTTCGAGCGCGGAGGACGTCGCGGGCTGCGGATGGCCGTGACCAAGCCGAAGCGCGCAGTGTTCCGCGAGGCGCTGGAGACGCTCGAGCTGGGGCTCGAGGACCGGCTTGAGATGCGCGTCGGCATGCTGTCCGGCGGGCAGCGTCAGGCGCTGAGCCTCCTCATGGCCACCTACGCCGAACCGGCCATCCTGCTCCTCGACGAGCACACCGCGGCCCTCGACCCTGCGCGGGCCGAACTCATCACGAAGCTGACCGCAGACGCCGTCGCTCGCCACAACCTCACCACCTTGATGGTGACCCACAACATGCATCAGGCCATCGAGTTGGGCAACCGTCTCATCATGATGCACGAGGGGCGGATCGTGCTCGAGGTGGACGAGGCCGCGAAGAAGACGATCACCGCCGACCAACTGCTGGCCGAATTTTCGAAGATCAAGGGCGCGAGCCTCGCCGACCGAACTCTGCTTGACTAG
- a CDS encoding acyltransferase family protein — protein sequence MQTPPATVTYVPSLDGLRTIAVGLVIAFHLSVPGMGLGFAGVDVFFVLSGYLITAGLLRDTVIHGKPQYGKFWQRRFKRLLPAATLVLLVVLIYGTFFVPLFRKAAVSWDVFWTSIYLGNWHFMGANSYFSSDGTPSILLHMWSLAVEEQFYFAWPLIIGAVALITAREGARHRTVLILGVVGMGLIVASAVLLMVLYNPEAPDRAYMGTDTKAFEPLMGAVLAIALSNERVHAFFAAHHRLVTLVGSVVGIAVLPFLAGPSAFYFQGGAVVLSIGVVLVIGGLVAQPAPTTMSRALSWGPVAYLGQISYGLYLWHWPWSVWLDVAHQEEFRMLRAPAALAGTLICAVASYHLVEEPIRRGRLSKWFSLRRVLGAVAIVMAVILTWATMLRLAPGATGDNRTIVVVGDSVPYRLMESLDQAATENDLVIDNASRGGCPPLSIELQEYGKPDHEGVGDCTMIADLQTEKIEQVKPDLVLWWSRYEIHQRWIGDRIVGPDEEEFWTALEEDLAASVDRLTSTGATLVIAQTERPGQGMLSRCTEDDCHPLLDLMTNHDEHRRRWNQLVVDLAQSDPRVATFRMDPLLCKDDEPSAVTAPALCDDSRPGGFLRPDGSHVLVDPYGKETAEAVLQELLRAGLD from the coding sequence GTGCAGACCCCTCCCGCGACCGTGACCTACGTGCCCAGCCTCGACGGGCTCCGCACCATCGCCGTCGGTCTGGTCATCGCATTCCACCTCAGCGTCCCGGGCATGGGGTTGGGTTTCGCGGGTGTGGACGTGTTCTTCGTCCTGTCGGGGTACCTCATCACCGCGGGGCTTCTCCGCGACACGGTCATCCACGGCAAGCCGCAGTACGGGAAGTTCTGGCAGAGGCGCTTCAAACGTCTGCTGCCGGCCGCCACGCTGGTCCTGCTTGTCGTTCTGATCTACGGGACCTTCTTCGTCCCGCTGTTCCGCAAGGCAGCGGTCTCGTGGGATGTCTTCTGGACCTCCATCTACCTCGGCAACTGGCACTTCATGGGGGCCAACAGCTATTTCAGCTCCGACGGCACGCCGTCGATCCTGCTGCACATGTGGTCGCTGGCCGTGGAGGAACAGTTCTACTTCGCCTGGCCGCTCATCATCGGCGCGGTCGCCCTGATCACGGCGAGGGAGGGCGCCCGGCATCGCACGGTGCTCATCCTCGGCGTGGTGGGGATGGGGCTGATCGTGGCGTCGGCCGTGCTCCTCATGGTGCTCTACAACCCGGAGGCACCCGACCGGGCCTACATGGGCACCGATACCAAGGCCTTCGAACCGCTGATGGGCGCGGTGCTGGCCATCGCCCTGTCCAATGAACGCGTGCACGCGTTCTTCGCCGCGCACCACCGACTCGTCACGCTGGTGGGCAGCGTTGTGGGCATCGCGGTCCTCCCGTTCCTGGCCGGTCCCAGCGCCTTCTACTTCCAGGGGGGAGCGGTCGTCCTCAGCATCGGGGTGGTTCTGGTGATCGGCGGACTCGTCGCCCAGCCCGCGCCGACGACGATGAGCCGCGCGCTCTCGTGGGGACCGGTCGCGTACCTCGGGCAGATCTCCTACGGCCTGTACCTGTGGCACTGGCCGTGGAGCGTGTGGCTCGACGTGGCCCACCAGGAAGAGTTCCGGATGCTGCGCGCTCCCGCAGCCCTGGCGGGGACGCTGATCTGCGCGGTCGCGTCGTACCACCTCGTCGAGGAGCCGATCCGCCGCGGGCGCCTCTCGAAGTGGTTCTCCCTGCGCCGCGTGCTCGGCGCGGTCGCGATCGTGATGGCGGTCATCCTGACCTGGGCGACCATGCTGCGTCTCGCCCCCGGGGCGACCGGGGACAACCGCACCATCGTCGTCGTGGGGGACTCCGTGCCCTACCGGCTGATGGAGTCCCTCGATCAGGCAGCGACGGAGAACGACCTCGTCATCGACAATGCGTCGCGCGGAGGCTGTCCGCCGCTGTCGATCGAATTGCAGGAGTACGGCAAGCCCGACCACGAGGGGGTCGGGGACTGCACGATGATCGCGGACCTGCAGACGGAGAAGATTGAGCAGGTCAAGCCCGACCTGGTGCTGTGGTGGTCGCGCTACGAGATCCACCAGCGGTGGATCGGGGACCGCATCGTCGGGCCGGACGAGGAGGAGTTCTGGACGGCCCTGGAGGAGGACCTGGCCGCCTCGGTCGACCGCCTCACGTCGACCGGAGCGACCCTCGTCATCGCCCAGACCGAACGACCCGGGCAGGGGATGCTCAGCCGCTGCACCGAGGACGACTGTCATCCGCTGCTGGACCTCATGACCAACCACGACGAGCACCGCCGCCGCTGGAACCAACTCGTCGTGGACCTGGCGCAGTCCGACCCCCGTGTGGCGACCTTCCGGATGGATCCGCTGCTGTGCAAGGACGACGAACCTTCCGCGGTCACCGCCCCCGCCCTGTGTGACGACAGCCGCCCCGGAGGCTTCCTGCGCCCGGACGGCAGTCACGTACTGGTCGACCCCTACGGAAAGGAGACCGCCGAGGCAGTGCTGCAGGAACTCCTGCGCGCCGGGCTGGACTGA
- a CDS encoding class I SAM-dependent methyltransferase — translation MTHYFHTPQDPLVTHEFSATIFGRELTFTAARGVFSGGRLDLGTSVLLREVEPPTSGHVLDLGCGVGTIAIGLAVASPALTVDAVDVNDRALELTGLNARRHGVADRVRALRPSEVDPAVAYDEIWSNPPIRIGKQALHELLLMWLTRLTLDGAAYLVVGKNLGGDSLQRWLDDQGFPTGRVASAKGFRVLRVTPSSE, via the coding sequence GTGACCCACTACTTCCACACCCCGCAGGATCCCCTGGTGACCCACGAGTTCTCCGCGACGATCTTCGGCCGCGAGCTCACGTTCACAGCGGCGCGGGGCGTCTTCTCGGGGGGCAGGCTGGACCTGGGCACATCGGTGCTGCTGCGGGAGGTGGAGCCACCCACCTCGGGCCACGTGCTCGACCTGGGGTGCGGAGTGGGCACGATCGCGATCGGTCTGGCCGTTGCATCCCCCGCGCTCACCGTCGATGCCGTCGACGTCAATGACAGGGCGCTGGAGTTGACCGGCCTCAACGCGCGCCGCCACGGTGTGGCGGACCGGGTGCGAGCGCTCCGACCCAGCGAGGTGGATCCGGCGGTCGCCTACGACGAGATCTGGTCCAACCCGCCGATCCGGATCGGCAAGCAGGCCCTGCACGAGCTTCTGCTCATGTGGCTAACCCGCCTCACCCTGGACGGCGCGGCCTACCTCGTGGTCGGCAAGAACCTCGGCGGCGACTCGCTGCAGCGCTGGCTGGACGACCAGGGCTTCCCGACGGGCCGCGTCGCCTCCGCCAAGGGGTTCCGGGTGCTGCGGGTCACCCCCTCCTCGGAGTGA
- the rpsK gene encoding 30S ribosomal protein S11: MATASRKAAAKTKVRRKEKKNVLAGQAHIKSTFNNTIISITDPNGAVIAWASAGTVGFKGSRKSTPFAAQMAAEAAGRRAMEHGMKKVDVFVKGPGSGRETAIRSLGAVGLEVGAISDVTPVPHNGCRPPKRRRV, translated from the coding sequence ATGGCTACTGCAAGCCGCAAGGCGGCCGCCAAGACCAAGGTGCGCCGCAAGGAAAAGAAGAATGTGCTCGCCGGCCAGGCACACATCAAGAGCACCTTCAACAACACCATCATCTCGATCACCGATCCCAACGGTGCCGTGATCGCATGGGCCTCCGCCGGAACGGTGGGGTTCAAGGGATCCCGCAAGTCGACCCCGTTCGCCGCACAGATGGCCGCCGAGGCTGCTGGTCGTCGCGCCATGGAGCACGGCATGAAGAAGGTCGACGTGTTCGTCAAGGGACCCGGCTCCGGCCGTGAGACCGCGATCCGTTCGCTCGGGGCTGTCGGCCTCGAGGTCGGGGCGATCTCTGACGTGACCCCGGTGCCGCACAACGGTTGCCGTCCGCCCAAGCGCCGTCGCGTCTGA
- a CDS encoding glycosyltransferase — translation MRIAQLANFVGPTSGGMKVVIENLGKGYVEAGHERVFVAPGVRDEVIETESGILVYVRAPRVTDQYRMIFKPWRALDALDRFRPTTVEVSDKWTLSPAAGWAARRGVGSILFSHERLSDMLAMWARQSFGVEVAVGALNRRLSKAFEAVVVTSEFAAEEFAGTGARLELVPLGVDLETFRPEVGAPADDGVLKLCYVGRLSHEKSPQLAVGTAVELHRRGHLVRLDMYGTGPDEAMLREAAGDVEVVFHGFVAGRDEVAKRYAAADISLSVCPAETFGLAVLEALACGTPVVTSNRGGARELVDHTSGASADPHPAALADAVEELLPRLGADFRAAARRRAERYSWSRTTQRMLALHEELARTVAFRVPRSGPKREGRLR, via the coding sequence ATGCGCATCGCTCAGCTTGCCAACTTCGTCGGCCCGACGTCTGGTGGCATGAAGGTCGTCATCGAGAACCTGGGCAAGGGCTACGTCGAGGCGGGTCACGAGAGGGTCTTCGTAGCTCCGGGCGTGAGGGACGAGGTGATCGAGACCGAGTCCGGGATCCTCGTGTATGTCCGTGCGCCACGAGTGACCGATCAGTACCGCATGATCTTCAAGCCGTGGCGGGCCCTTGACGCGCTGGATCGCTTCCGCCCGACGACCGTCGAGGTCTCGGACAAGTGGACGTTGTCGCCCGCAGCGGGCTGGGCTGCTCGGCGTGGTGTCGGTTCGATCCTGTTCAGCCACGAGCGGCTCTCCGACATGCTGGCCATGTGGGCCAGGCAGTCATTCGGGGTCGAGGTCGCGGTCGGCGCGCTCAACCGCCGGCTCTCGAAGGCCTTCGAAGCCGTCGTGGTGACCAGCGAGTTCGCGGCCGAGGAGTTTGCAGGTACCGGAGCGCGGCTCGAACTCGTCCCCCTGGGCGTGGACCTCGAGACCTTTCGGCCCGAAGTCGGGGCTCCGGCCGACGACGGCGTCCTCAAGCTCTGTTACGTGGGCCGCCTGTCGCACGAGAAGAGTCCGCAGCTCGCGGTGGGCACGGCTGTCGAACTTCATCGCAGAGGGCACCTGGTGCGGCTCGACATGTACGGCACCGGCCCGGACGAGGCCATGCTGCGCGAGGCCGCAGGAGACGTGGAGGTCGTCTTCCACGGTTTCGTTGCCGGACGCGACGAGGTCGCCAAGCGCTACGCGGCTGCCGACATCTCGCTGTCGGTCTGCCCGGCCGAGACCTTCGGCCTCGCCGTCCTGGAGGCGCTGGCGTGCGGCACCCCCGTCGTCACGTCGAACAGGGGAGGGGCACGCGAGCTGGTGGACCACACCTCAGGAGCTTCGGCGGACCCGCATCCGGCTGCGCTCGCGGACGCGGTGGAAGAACTGTTGCCCCGCCTGGGCGCAGATTTCAGAGCGGCTGCCCGGCGTCGGGCCGAGCGTTACTCTTGGAGCCGTACCACACAGCGGATGCTGGCCCTCCACGAAGAACTCGCACGCACCGTCGCGTTCCGGGTTCCGCGGTCAGGGCCGAAGCGTGAGGGGAGGCTGCGATGA
- a CDS encoding ABC transporter substrate-binding protein: protein MKLKALAALGVSAALALTACGGDAGNDGDYKIGIATIVAHPALDAVQEGFIEALAEAGYEEGVNIEFDRQNAQGDQSTLTNIANTFGSSDYDGFLAVATPTAQALSNVITDKPVVFAAVTDPVAAELVSSWEAPDANVTGVSDLNPMREQLELIQEALPEAATVGIIYTSSEVNSQVQFDEAEKAAAELGLEVVAATVTNSSEVQQAADSLDVDAYLIPTDNTVVSAAEAVIQVAETKQTPVFASDESTMERGAAAGLSVNYTQQGRDAAAALLKMLEGTSAADIPVETQKEFDLFVNTAAAEAQGLALPESIVSRATKQF from the coding sequence ATGAAGCTCAAGGCACTAGCAGCGCTCGGGGTGTCCGCCGCGCTGGCGCTCACCGCCTGCGGCGGAGACGCGGGCAACGACGGCGACTACAAGATCGGCATCGCCACGATCGTCGCCCACCCCGCACTCGATGCCGTACAGGAGGGGTTCATCGAGGCCCTCGCCGAGGCTGGCTACGAGGAGGGCGTCAACATCGAGTTCGACCGGCAGAACGCGCAGGGCGACCAGTCGACGCTGACCAACATCGCCAACACGTTCGGCAGCTCCGACTACGACGGCTTCCTCGCCGTTGCGACGCCGACCGCGCAAGCGCTGTCCAACGTCATCACCGACAAGCCGGTGGTCTTCGCCGCCGTCACCGATCCGGTGGCCGCCGAGCTCGTCTCCTCGTGGGAGGCCCCCGACGCCAACGTGACCGGTGTGTCGGATCTCAACCCGATGAGGGAGCAGCTCGAGCTCATCCAGGAGGCGCTGCCTGAGGCGGCCACCGTCGGAATCATCTACACCTCCAGCGAGGTCAACTCACAGGTGCAGTTCGACGAGGCGGAGAAGGCTGCCGCCGAACTCGGCCTCGAGGTCGTGGCTGCGACCGTGACGAACTCGTCCGAAGTGCAGCAGGCGGCTGATTCGCTCGACGTCGACGCCTACCTCATCCCCACCGACAACACGGTCGTGTCCGCGGCCGAGGCCGTCATCCAGGTGGCCGAGACCAAGCAGACGCCAGTGTTCGCCTCCGACGAGTCGACGATGGAGCGCGGCGCGGCTGCAGGTTTGAGCGTCAACTACACCCAGCAGGGGCGTGACGCCGCCGCCGCGCTGCTGAAGATGCTCGAGGGCACGAGCGCGGCCGACATTCCGGTGGAGACGCAGAAGGAGTTCGACCTGTTCGTCAACACCGCTGCCGCCGAGGCCCAGGGCCTCGCTCTTCCCGAGTCGATCGTGTCCCGCGCCACGAAGCAGTTCTGA
- a CDS encoding ABC transporter substrate-binding protein, with protein sequence MIRRALAGACIAGLLLTACAEGGDESSVSISAVTIMSHPSLDAVYDGIREGLADAGYVDGDNLSLEFQNPQGDQSTLTSIANTYAASDADLFVALATPPAQALAQVIQDRPIVFASVTDPVAAGLVDSFEAPGGNVTGTSDQLPTDEQLRVILEIDPTVETVGIVYSSAEVNAQVQAEAAVVAGNELGITVETATVANSSEVQQAAESLDVDAYFILVDNTVVSAMATMVQIAEDKQSLLVTSDPDSVEIGAAAALSTDYRSQGLQTAAMIVRILEGADPAETPVEVQESLEFVVNPSAAERMGVTIPDEVLAKADRTVG encoded by the coding sequence ATGATCCGACGAGCCTTGGCAGGCGCGTGCATCGCCGGCCTGTTGCTGACGGCCTGCGCGGAGGGAGGCGACGAGTCGAGCGTTTCGATCTCTGCTGTCACGATCATGTCCCACCCGTCACTCGATGCCGTGTATGACGGCATCCGCGAGGGCCTTGCGGATGCCGGCTACGTCGACGGGGACAACCTGTCGCTCGAGTTCCAGAATCCGCAGGGGGATCAGTCCACCCTGACGAGCATTGCCAACACCTACGCCGCCTCGGACGCGGACCTCTTCGTCGCACTCGCCACGCCGCCGGCGCAGGCGCTGGCTCAGGTGATCCAGGACCGGCCCATCGTCTTCGCGTCGGTCACGGATCCAGTGGCCGCAGGCCTCGTCGATTCCTTCGAGGCCCCGGGAGGCAACGTGACGGGAACCAGCGACCAGCTTCCCACCGACGAGCAGTTGCGGGTCATCCTGGAGATCGATCCCACGGTGGAAACTGTCGGCATCGTGTACTCGTCGGCCGAGGTCAACGCGCAGGTGCAGGCGGAGGCCGCGGTCGTGGCCGGCAACGAGCTCGGCATCACCGTCGAGACCGCGACGGTCGCGAACTCCTCGGAAGTGCAGCAGGCTGCTGAGTCCCTGGACGTGGACGCGTACTTCATCCTGGTGGACAACACGGTGGTCTCAGCCATGGCCACCATGGTTCAGATCGCAGAGGACAAGCAGTCGCTGCTCGTCACCTCTGATCCGGACTCCGTCGAGATCGGAGCGGCTGCCGCGCTGTCGACCGACTACAGGTCCCAGGGCCTACAGACCGCGGCGATGATCGTGCGGATCCTCGAGGGAGCGGACCCGGCCGAGACCCCCGTGGAGGTCCAGGAGTCGCTGGAGTTCGTCGTCAATCCGAGCGCCGCAGAGCGGATGGGCGTCACGATCCCGGATGAGGTGCTGGCGAAGGCGGACCGTACCGTCGGCTGA
- the rplQ gene encoding 50S ribosomal protein L17, with amino-acid sequence MPKPTKGPRLGGSPTHERIMMRNLATQLFQHGRITTTETKARRVQPLAEKLITKAKRGDLHSRRLVLESITDVAVVKHLFDEIAPTMAEREGGYTRITKIGPRKGDNAPLAVIEIITEAVTPKPKSAKAAPKAEAKADETETPVEESEVAEAPEQEIAEDEAAAEATEAEADETAAAEPTAPAETDQTK; translated from the coding sequence ATGCCTAAGCCAACCAAGGGCCCTCGCCTGGGCGGCAGCCCGACCCACGAGCGCATCATGATGCGTAACCTGGCCACCCAGCTGTTCCAGCACGGCCGCATCACCACCACTGAGACGAAGGCTCGCCGCGTGCAGCCGCTCGCCGAGAAGCTCATCACCAAGGCGAAGCGTGGGGATCTGCACTCGCGCCGACTGGTGCTCGAGTCGATCACCGACGTCGCCGTGGTCAAGCACCTCTTCGACGAGATCGCTCCCACCATGGCCGAGCGTGAGGGCGGCTACACCCGCATCACGAAGATCGGTCCGCGTAAGGGCGACAACGCGCCGCTGGCCGTGATCGAGATCATCACTGAGGCCGTCACCCCGAAGCCCAAGAGCGCCAAGGCTGCTCCGAAGGCGGAGGCCAAGGCTGACGAGACCGAGACCCCCGTGGAGGAGTCCGAGGTTGCCGAGGCTCCCGAGCAGGAGATCGCTGAGGACGAGGCCGCCGCGGAGGCGACCGAGGCCGAGGCCGACGAGACAGCCGCTGCGGAGCCCACTGCTCCCGCGGAGACCGATCAGACCAAGTGA
- a CDS encoding superoxide dismutase, giving the protein MTYTLPDLDYDYGALAPHIAPEIMELHHSKHHAAYVKGINDALEQLAAARDKGDLGAVNKLSKDAAFHLGGHINHSVFWKNMSPDGGGEPDGDIAAALDEYFGSFDGFKKHFNAVANGIQGSGWSMLVWDTLGQRLNINQLFDQQGNLPAGQIPVLQLDMWEHAFYLQYKNVKGDYVNAWWNVVNWTDVNERFAKAKAASDALA; this is encoded by the coding sequence ATGACTTACACCCTGCCCGATCTCGACTACGACTACGGCGCACTCGCGCCGCACATCGCCCCCGAGATCATGGAGCTTCACCACAGCAAGCACCATGCCGCGTACGTCAAGGGCATCAACGACGCCCTGGAGCAGCTCGCGGCGGCCCGCGACAAGGGCGACCTCGGTGCCGTCAACAAGCTCTCCAAGGACGCTGCCTTCCACCTCGGTGGGCACATCAACCACTCGGTGTTCTGGAAGAACATGTCCCCCGATGGCGGCGGCGAGCCCGACGGAGACATCGCGGCGGCGCTCGACGAGTACTTCGGCTCGTTCGACGGCTTCAAGAAGCACTTCAACGCCGTGGCCAACGGGATCCAGGGCTCCGGTTGGTCGATGCTGGTGTGGGACACCCTCGGCCAGCGGCTGAACATCAACCAGCTGTTCGATCAGCAGGGCAACCTGCCCGCGGGCCAGATCCCCGTGCTGCAGCTCGACATGTGGGAGCACGCCTTCTACCTGCAGTACAAGAACGTGAAGGGTGACTACGTCAACGCGTGGTGGAACGTGGTCAACTGGACCGACGTGAACGAGCGCTTCGCCAAGGCGAAGGCTGCCAGCGACGCCCTGGCCTGA
- a CDS encoding DNA-directed RNA polymerase subunit alpha, whose protein sequence is MLIAQRPTLSEEVVSDHRSRFIIEPLEPGFGYTLGNSLRRTLLSSIPGASVTSIKIEGNQHEFSTLEGVVEDVTEIIMNIKGLVLSSEEDEPVVMYLRKAGAGTVTAGDIQPPAGVEIHNPEMHIATLNDSGKLEMELVVERGRGYVSSVLNKDPDAEIGRIPVDSIYSPVLKVTYKVEATRVAQRTDFDRLIIDVETKPSMAPRDAVASAGHTLVELFGLARELNVDAEGIEIGPSPVDEQIAESLNLPVEDLELSVRSYNCLKREGIHTVGELVARSEEDLLDIRNFGSKSIDEVKETLVGLGLSLRDSHPGFDPLQAIERYDEDNDDDVDFAETEQY, encoded by the coding sequence ATGCTTATCGCACAGCGCCCGACGCTCTCGGAAGAGGTCGTCTCCGATCACCGTTCGCGGTTCATCATCGAGCCGCTGGAGCCGGGCTTCGGCTACACGCTCGGCAACTCGCTGCGTCGCACCCTCCTGTCGTCGATCCCAGGGGCCTCGGTCACCAGCATCAAGATCGAGGGCAACCAGCACGAGTTCTCCACGCTGGAGGGCGTCGTCGAGGACGTCACCGAGATCATCATGAACATCAAGGGACTCGTGCTCTCCTCGGAGGAGGACGAGCCCGTCGTCATGTACCTGCGCAAGGCAGGGGCGGGCACGGTGACGGCCGGCGACATTCAGCCGCCTGCGGGTGTCGAGATCCACAACCCGGAGATGCACATCGCCACGCTCAACGACAGCGGCAAGCTGGAGATGGAGCTCGTGGTCGAGCGCGGCCGCGGCTACGTGTCGAGCGTCCTCAACAAGGACCCCGACGCTGAGATCGGTCGCATCCCCGTCGATTCGATCTACTCGCCGGTGCTCAAGGTCACCTACAAGGTGGAGGCCACCCGCGTGGCCCAGCGCACCGACTTCGATCGCCTCATCATCGATGTGGAGACCAAGCCGTCGATGGCGCCGCGCGATGCGGTTGCGTCGGCCGGGCACACGCTCGTCGAGCTGTTCGGGCTGGCGCGCGAACTCAACGTCGACGCCGAGGGCATCGAGATCGGCCCGTCCCCGGTGGACGAGCAGATCGCCGAGTCGCTCAACCTGCCGGTCGAAGACCTCGAGCTGTCGGTGCGGTCCTACAACTGCCTCAAGCGCGAGGGCATCCACACCGTCGGTGAGCTCGTCGCCCGCAGCGAAGAAGACCTCCTCGACATCCGCAACTTCGGCTCCAAGTCGATCGACGAGGTCAAGGAGACGCTGGTCGGCCTCGGCCTGTCGCTGCGCGACTCGCACCCCGGCTTCGACCCGCTGCAGGCCATCGAGCGTTACGACGAGGACAACGACGACGACGTTGACTTCGCCGAGACCGAGCAGTACTGA